DNA sequence from the Candidatus Binatia bacterium genome:
GTATGACCGCGCGCACACGATGCGGCATGTGATCCGTGAATCTATCTGTCCAGTGATTGTATTCCGCCTCGATCGCGACGACGGCAGGTAACCTCCGCTATGGTCATCATCGATGTCGGACGTTTCGGCGCCTTCGTCCTCGACTTGGACGGGGTGATCACGCGCACGGCTTCCATCCACGCCCGTGCTTGGAAACAGCTGTTTGACCAATTCCTCGCCCAGCGAGCAGCGCAGAGCGCGACGCCGTTCCTCCCCTTCGATCCCGAGATCGATTATCGCCGCTA
Encoded proteins:
- a CDS encoding hydrolase, coding for MVIIDVGRFGAFVLDLDGVITRTASIHARAWKQLFDQFLAQRAAQSATPFLPFDPEIDYRR